Proteins encoded in a region of the Candidatus Abyssobacteria bacterium SURF_5 genome:
- the larC gene encoding nickel pincer cofactor biosynthesis protein LarC, which produces MRRCLYLDCFSGVSGDMILGSLIDAGLELDALREGLRLVPLEGYHLHAEKTMRRHLSATNFFVHVDEERPGERGLHQIQSLLDRSSLAEPIVEKAKRIFSFLAETEAALHATTPDKIHFHEVGAIDAIVDVVGTLIALDKLGIQEVQASPVNVGGGFVECRHGVLPVPAPATMKLLEGIPIYSRGPQAELATPTGAVLLRSLASGFGPIPPQTVLAQGYGAGKNDFPDWPNLLRALIAEPADAYAADDIVVMNTTIDDMNPENFEYLMERLFENGALEVYLSGTQSKKTRPGTLLTILCEPSRTAAMAEIIFSESTTFGIRYHREARLKLHRRVIEVETEWGKVRVKIGTGQERTLSVSPEFEDCKALARNRNIPLKAVYDAAKYAARRDLGDLA; this is translated from the coding sequence GTGCGCCGCTGCCTGTACCTTGACTGTTTTTCCGGCGTCAGCGGAGACATGATTCTCGGCTCGTTGATCGATGCCGGTCTGGAACTCGATGCCCTGCGCGAAGGCCTTCGGCTCGTGCCGCTTGAAGGATATCATCTGCATGCCGAGAAGACGATGCGGCGACATCTAAGCGCTACCAACTTCTTCGTTCACGTGGACGAAGAACGGCCGGGCGAGCGCGGACTCCACCAGATTCAGAGCCTTCTCGATCGCAGCTCGCTTGCCGAGCCGATTGTGGAGAAGGCAAAGCGGATTTTCTCGTTCCTGGCCGAAACGGAAGCGGCGCTTCATGCCACTACTCCGGATAAAATCCATTTTCATGAAGTCGGCGCCATAGACGCTATTGTGGACGTGGTCGGCACTCTGATTGCCCTGGACAAATTGGGGATCCAGGAGGTACAGGCCTCGCCGGTGAACGTCGGCGGCGGTTTCGTGGAGTGCAGGCACGGCGTTCTGCCGGTTCCCGCTCCGGCGACAATGAAACTGCTCGAGGGAATACCTATCTATTCCAGAGGACCACAGGCGGAGTTGGCGACGCCGACGGGGGCGGTCCTTTTGCGATCGCTGGCGTCCGGCTTCGGCCCGATTCCTCCGCAGACGGTGCTCGCACAGGGTTATGGCGCCGGCAAGAATGATTTCCCGGATTGGCCGAACCTGTTGCGCGCTCTCATTGCCGAGCCGGCGGATGCGTACGCCGCGGATGACATTGTGGTCATGAACACCACCATAGACGACATGAATCCTGAAAATTTCGAATACCTCATGGAGCGGCTGTTCGAGAACGGAGCCCTCGAGGTTTATCTTTCCGGGACGCAGTCGAAAAAGACGCGACCGGGTACGCTGCTCACCATATTGTGCGAGCCGTCCCGAACCGCTGCGATGGCCGAGATCATTTTTTCCGAATCCACAACCTTCGGCATCCGCTATCATCGTGAGGCGCGGCTGAAACTGCACCGGCGGGTGATCGAGGTGGAGACCGAATGGGGGAAGGTGAGGGTGAAGATCGGAACGGGACAGGAACGGACGCTTTCGGTGTCGCCGGAATTCGAAGATTGCAAGGCGCTTGCCCGGAATCGGAACATACCTCTGAAGGCGGTTTATGACGCGGCAAAATATGCGGCAAGAAGGGATTTAGGAGATTTGGCATGA
- a CDS encoding dihydroxy-acid dehydratase (catalyzes the dehydration of 2,3-dihydroxy-3-methylbutanoate to 3-methyl-2-oxobutanoate in valine and isoleucine biosynthesis) → MVKKRQSSVLLENVDRTATALVRRELLKCIGLTEEEMKRPLVGVVNSWTELTPGHLHLREVAEAVKAGVRIGGGTPLEFNTPAPCDGYGNGLDGMKYVLPLRDLIADSVETMVLAHHLDALVFISSCDKIVPAHLLAAARLDLPSVFVTGGPMLPFDLFLPKDAPRILSQLVCPSSGACPGMGTANTMQFLVEALGMSLPASATTHAVQSEKIVQAKQSGMLVMKALEAGLSPRAVMTRQALENAVSVQMASGGSTNAVLHVLALADELGIEFDISEYNLFSQRVPHICGGLPSGPYSILDIHKAGGVPAIMIQLGDLIHGDALTVTGRTVADNLVGKWALDEEVIRPRSNPFHAEGGIAILRGNLAPDSAVVKQSGVPESMLVFRGPARIFENEAESVEAALNRVFQPGEVIVIRNEGPRGGPGMREILTVTEQLFQMGLEEQVAIITDARFSGFTRGPAIGHVCPEAYEGGPLAAVRNGDFIKIDIPARTVDVEISREEMDKRLRQWKRPERNLKGYLAKYAALVSPAYRGAVVKV, encoded by the coding sequence ATGGTGAAGAAGAGACAGAGCAGCGTCCTCCTCGAGAATGTCGATCGGACGGCGACCGCACTCGTGCGCCGCGAGCTCCTGAAATGTATCGGACTGACCGAAGAAGAGATGAAGCGTCCGCTTGTCGGGGTCGTGAATTCCTGGACCGAGTTGACCCCCGGCCATCTTCACCTGCGCGAGGTGGCCGAGGCAGTCAAAGCGGGCGTTCGCATCGGAGGCGGAACGCCGCTTGAATTCAATACGCCGGCCCCGTGCGACGGGTACGGCAACGGCCTCGATGGGATGAAGTATGTCTTGCCACTGCGCGACCTGATCGCCGATTCCGTCGAGACAATGGTGCTCGCGCATCATCTGGATGCCCTCGTATTTATCTCCTCATGCGACAAGATCGTGCCGGCCCACCTCCTTGCAGCGGCCCGGCTGGATCTGCCCTCCGTATTCGTTACCGGCGGCCCGATGCTCCCCTTCGACCTGTTCTTGCCGAAGGACGCGCCCCGAATTCTCAGCCAACTGGTCTGCCCGTCCTCCGGCGCATGTCCCGGAATGGGAACCGCCAATACCATGCAGTTTCTGGTCGAAGCCCTGGGAATGAGCCTTCCGGCCTCCGCGACAACCCATGCCGTGCAATCCGAGAAAATCGTGCAGGCCAAGCAGAGCGGAATGCTGGTGATGAAGGCGCTCGAAGCCGGCCTCAGCCCGCGCGCCGTCATGACGCGGCAGGCCCTTGAAAACGCGGTCTCCGTGCAGATGGCCTCCGGCGGATCGACCAACGCCGTCCTGCACGTGCTCGCGCTCGCCGATGAGCTCGGAATCGAATTCGATATCTCGGAATATAACCTCTTCTCACAACGCGTGCCGCATATCTGCGGAGGACTGCCGTCCGGACCGTATTCGATTCTGGATATTCACAAGGCCGGCGGCGTGCCGGCTATCATGATTCAGCTTGGCGACCTGATTCACGGCGACGCGCTCACGGTAACCGGAAGAACAGTAGCCGACAACCTGGTGGGCAAATGGGCGCTTGATGAGGAAGTCATCCGCCCGCGCTCGAACCCATTTCATGCCGAGGGCGGAATCGCCATTTTGCGGGGCAATCTGGCGCCCGACAGCGCCGTCGTCAAACAAAGCGGCGTGCCGGAATCGATGCTGGTTTTTCGGGGACCTGCGCGCATTTTCGAGAATGAGGCCGAATCGGTTGAGGCCGCGCTGAATCGCGTGTTCCAGCCCGGCGAAGTCATCGTCATCCGCAACGAAGGCCCGAGGGGCGGGCCGGGCATGCGCGAGATACTCACCGTGACCGAACAGTTATTCCAGATGGGACTCGAGGAGCAGGTCGCAATCATCACCGACGCCCGCTTCTCGGGTTTCACCCGCGGCCCCGCCATCGGACACGTTTGTCCCGAGGCCTACGAAGGCGGGCCGCTGGCCGCCGTCAGAAACGGCGACTTCATTAAAATCGATATACCGGCGCGGACCGTCGATGTCGAGATATCGCGAGAGGAGATGGATAAGCGGCTGCGCCAATGGAAAAGGCCGGAGAGGAATCTGAAGGGCTATCTCGCAAAATATGCTGCCCTCGTTTCGCCCGCATATCGAGGAGCGGTGGTAAAGGTCTGA
- the larB gene encoding nickel pincer cofactor biosynthesis protein LarB encodes MHPDKLRSLIAAVSRGEVSVEEAVSALKSLPYEDLGFAKLDHHRHLRRGFPEVILCERKTKEQVVAITGKMIERDGNVLATRVSREIYEAVRQVHPTAVYHQDARVMTIILHPIKRKKGAVTVITAGTSDIPVAEEAALTSEMMGCRVRRIFDVGVAGIHRLFDRRKEIAKADALVVAAGMEGALASVVGGLVECPVVAVPTSVGYGASFDGLAALLGMLNTCSPGVAVVNIDNGFGAGYFASLIARQK; translated from the coding sequence ATGCATCCAGATAAACTGCGCTCTCTTATTGCCGCAGTGTCACGCGGCGAGGTGAGCGTTGAAGAGGCGGTTTCCGCGTTGAAGTCGCTCCCGTATGAGGACCTCGGTTTCGCCAAGCTCGACCATCACCGCCATTTGAGAAGGGGCTTTCCGGAAGTCATCTTGTGCGAAAGGAAAACCAAGGAGCAGGTGGTGGCGATCACGGGGAAGATGATCGAACGCGATGGAAACGTGCTGGCGACACGGGTTTCGCGCGAAATCTATGAGGCGGTCCGCCAGGTGCACCCCACGGCGGTTTACCATCAGGACGCGCGCGTGATGACCATCATTCTGCATCCGATCAAGCGGAAAAAGGGGGCAGTCACGGTCATAACGGCGGGCACCTCGGACATTCCGGTCGCCGAGGAGGCTGCCTTGACCTCTGAGATGATGGGCTGCCGCGTCAGGCGCATCTTCGACGTGGGCGTGGCCGGCATCCACCGGCTTTTCGACCGCAGGAAAGAGATAGCGAAGGCGGACGCGTTGGTGGTGGCGGCCGGAATGGAGGGCGCGCTTGCAAGCGTGGTGGGCGGTCTGGTAGAATGCCCTGTAGTCGCCGTTCCCACGAGCGTTGGGTACGGCGCGAGTTTTGATGGGCTGGCCGCGCTCCTGGGAATGCTGAATACCTGTTCGCCCGGCGTTGCGGTGGTGAACATCGACAACGGGTTTGGCGCCGGTTACTTCGCCAGCCTTATCGCCCGGCAAAAATAG
- a CDS encoding pantetheine-phosphate adenylyltransferase — translation MKRTAIYPGSFDPITYGHIDLIERAVGLFDELIVAVAHNIRKAGLFSIQERLKMIRELTMEYPTVRVDSFDGLLVDYVRRCGACCVVRGLRAFSDFEFEFQMALTNRKLNDNFETIFLMTHENYSFISSSLVKELIEFGGDISAFVPEVVERRLKEKFYVQREQ, via the coding sequence ATGAAGCGAACGGCTATCTATCCTGGCAGTTTTGACCCTATCACCTACGGCCATATCGATCTTATCGAGCGCGCCGTGGGTCTGTTCGACGAACTTATTGTCGCCGTTGCCCATAATATTCGCAAAGCCGGCTTGTTCTCGATTCAGGAAAGGCTGAAGATGATCCGCGAGTTGACCATGGAATATCCGACGGTGCGCGTCGATTCGTTTGACGGCCTGCTCGTCGATTACGTGCGCAGATGTGGTGCGTGCTGCGTCGTGCGGGGCCTGCGCGCATTTTCCGATTTTGAATTCGAATTCCAGATGGCCTTGACGAATCGGAAATTGAATGACAACTTTGAGACGATTTTCTTGATGACACATGAAAACTATTCGTTCATCAGCTCGAGCCTGGTGAAAGAACTGATAGAGTTCGGCGGAGATATCAGCGCGTTCGTTCCCGAGGTGGTCGAGCGCAGGCTGAAAGAGAAATTCTACGTTCAGCGAGAACAGTAA
- a CDS encoding TldD/PmbA family protein: protein MKIVREIPKILQLALKNGGDFAELFIEERFSVSIGCEANKIERVISGTDRGAGLRVVVGDMTAYASTNQLTAAALRDLAERVSKGIRAPVQKYTFPEAVKVSFEKKRIKYPSAVPASEKVSKVLEANETAWSAGKEVVQVLVRYGDSRQRVIIANSSGLLVTDERDHIIFLVHSVAKRGDLIQTGYEPVGGTMGFEMFEDTTPAKVARTAAEQALRMLDASPAPTGIMPVVVGAEAGGTMIHEAVGHGLEADLVQKGLSVFAGKIGQRIASESVSVHDDATIPRRRGTFKVDDEGTPAERTVLVENGVLKSYLYDVIGARKEGRASTGNGRRESYRHRPIPRMTNTLIVPGGARPEDVISATDKGLFVRRMGGGQVNTVSGDFMFEVSEGYLIRNGEIKEPVRGASLIGNSLKVLSGIDMVANDLGFGLGTCGKDGQGAPVSDAQPTLRIRGITVGGTSA, encoded by the coding sequence ATGAAAATAGTTCGGGAAATTCCAAAGATTTTGCAGTTAGCGCTGAAAAATGGCGGAGATTTTGCAGAGCTTTTCATTGAGGAACGGTTTTCCGTTTCGATCGGTTGTGAAGCGAACAAGATAGAGCGCGTAATCAGCGGAACCGATCGTGGCGCCGGTCTGCGTGTGGTTGTGGGAGATATGACCGCATATGCTTCCACCAACCAGTTGACGGCGGCGGCCTTGCGGGATCTGGCCGAGCGGGTGAGCAAAGGCATCCGTGCGCCGGTTCAAAAATACACCTTTCCCGAAGCCGTCAAGGTGAGCTTCGAGAAGAAGAGGATAAAGTATCCGTCGGCGGTTCCTGCGAGTGAAAAAGTCTCGAAGGTGCTGGAAGCGAACGAAACCGCATGGAGCGCCGGCAAAGAGGTTGTGCAGGTACTCGTTCGGTATGGTGACTCGCGGCAGCGCGTCATCATCGCGAACTCCAGCGGTCTGCTCGTGACCGATGAGCGCGACCACATCATCTTTCTTGTGCATTCGGTCGCAAAGCGAGGAGACCTTATTCAGACGGGCTACGAGCCGGTCGGCGGGACAATGGGATTCGAGATGTTTGAAGATACGACCCCCGCGAAGGTGGCGCGAACAGCGGCCGAGCAGGCGCTGCGAATGCTGGACGCATCGCCGGCGCCGACGGGTATCATGCCCGTTGTTGTCGGCGCCGAAGCCGGCGGAACGATGATCCACGAGGCGGTCGGGCACGGTCTTGAGGCCGACCTGGTGCAGAAGGGTCTCTCGGTGTTTGCGGGCAAGATCGGACAGCGGATCGCTTCGGAATCGGTTTCGGTGCACGACGATGCCACGATCCCGCGGAGGCGGGGCACGTTCAAGGTGGACGACGAGGGGACGCCGGCCGAGCGCACGGTGCTCGTGGAGAATGGAGTTTTGAAGAGCTACCTGTACGACGTCATTGGCGCGCGCAAGGAGGGCCGTGCCTCCACGGGCAACGGACGTCGCGAGTCGTACCGCCACCGGCCGATCCCCCGCATGACGAACACCTTGATTGTTCCCGGCGGTGCGCGCCCGGAGGATGTCATATCAGCGACCGACAAAGGTCTGTTCGTGCGGCGGATGGGCGGCGGACAGGTGAACACGGTGAGCGGGGATTTCATGTTTGAGGTAAGCGAGGGCTACCTGATCCGCAATGGGGAAATCAAGGAACCGGTTCGGGGTGCGTCTTTGATCGGAAACTCGCTCAAGGTTTTATCGGGAATAGACATGGTGGCCAACGATCTCGGTTTTGGCCTCGGAACGTGCGGAAAAGACGGGCAGGGGGCCCCGGTTTCCGACGCACAGCCGACGCTTCGGATACGAGGGATTACGGTCGGAGGAACCAGTGCCTGA